In Dermacentor andersoni chromosome 4, qqDerAnde1_hic_scaffold, whole genome shotgun sequence, the following proteins share a genomic window:
- the LOC126536534 gene encoding uncharacterized protein, which translates to MKSVSLLLLAFRLVAMQAHYLAPRTFGFVHSHTAQLPGHHGYSMSVQAHGPSDHALPAHHGLHAGHAHPGHGHVVHQVQGPFSNAHQQQVDHAHQRNNHHHSAASHSLTAPIASNVNTVPVLMCRVVKVPVNATAPAAPPTHHSGSSSNQHVGSHIATSISHVFGKVVNPVVALLQNASVWLNRTAHRHQSATGIHPHQHTAAVPHSVFKKKLAVIGQLNHRTASTASVTARPSVPSDATTAPSRKTAVPSAVPAATTRSRPTTNMLTLAPVLVSTLGAPAPTLGVQHARADTFPNSPSTTSSADLPTSVTEEVPSKSIVTDHFARTTTTASESALARTVMSNRATLSTTTPAGAADSTTPDLGLLNLRANPFTIPAATISSVDLPASIPQEVSSTNRVSVATEAALSESTFPVTDTTTETTARATLSTSAFTSGLDLKTHALGSLDARADAFTALVTLTDVSPFGPAHGEQATSATATSTSTNGPTPLFPESTTRAVPTSVPEKSAASTFPVSLGAVSVRLAQFTSAPPSESTSRILPANEAPTVITAEDIVVATATDSTIRHPGMTLSQASLPASSQHERSTVIDARSVRPRAR; encoded by the coding sequence ATGAAGTCCGTATCACTATTACTGTTGGCCTTTCGTCTGGTCGCGATGCAGGCGCACTATCTTGCCCCACGAACATTTGGCTTCGTGCACAGCCACACCGCACAGCTACCGGGCCATCATGGCTACAGCATGTCAGTCCAGGCTCACGGGCCCTCCGATCACGCTTTGCCGGCTCACCATGGTTTGCACGCTGGTCATGCTCACCCCGGCCACGGGCATGTAGTACATCAAGTACAGGGTCCGTTCTCCAACGCTCACCAGCAGCAAGTGGACCACGCGCATCAGCGCAATAACCACCACCACTCTGCCGCGTCTCATTCCTTGACTGCGCCCATTGCATCGAACGTGAACACTGTCCCAGTACTGATGTGCCGCGTCGTCAAGGTTCCTGTTAATGCCACGGCTCCTGCTGCACCGCCGACGCATCACTCCGGCTCCTCTAGCAACCAGCACGTCGGTAGCCATATCGCTACTTCCATTAGTCATGTCTTTGGCAAGGTAGTCAACCCGGTTGTGGCCCTCCTACAGAACGCCTCTGTTTGGCTGAACCGCACGGCTCACAGACATCAGAGTGCCACTGGTATTCACCCCCACCAGCACACTGCCGCTGTGCCCCATTCCGTCTTCAAAAAGAAGCTGGCTGTCATCGGACAACTCAACCATCGCACGGCGAGCACTGCCTCGGTGACCGCTCGTCCATCAGTCCCTAGTGATGCGACCACAGCACCCAGTCGTAAAACTGCAGTTCCAAGCGCAGTGCCCGCGGCGACAACTCGTTCCCGCCCGACGACAAACATGTTGACGCTCGCTCCTGTACTAGTCAGCACACTGGGCGCCCCTGCTCCTACTCTAGGCGTCCAGCATGCGCGTGCCGACACCTTTCCTAACTCGCCTTCGACAACTTCTTCAGCCGATCTGCCTACTTCCGTCACTGAAGAGGTGCCGTCGAAAAGCATTGTAACAGACCATTTTGCTCGCACTACAACGACGGCCTCGGAGTCCGCCTTGGCAAGAACCGTGATGTCTAATCGTGCTACCTTATCTACCACAACCCCGGCTGGCGCTGCTGACTCTACAACGCCCGACCTAGGTCTCCTCAATCTGCGCGCCAACCCCTTCACTATCCCGGCTGCCACAATCTCTTCGGTTGACCTGCCTGCTTCCATTCCTCAAGAGGTTTCGTCCACAAACCGTGTCTCAGTGGCTACTGAAGCAGCGTTATCGGAGTCAACCTTTCCCGTCACAGACACAACCACCGAGACGACCGCTCGTGCAACTTTATCGACTAGTGCTTTTACAAGCGGTCTTGACCTCAAGACTCATGCCTTGGGTTCCCTGGATGCGCGTGCTGACGCTTTCACTGCACTGGTTACTTTAACGGACGTGTCCCCTTTTGGACCTGCACATGGGGAGCAGGCAACTTCGGCCACCGCAACATCGACTAGTACCAACGGTCCCACCCCGCTTTTCCCGGAATCTACTACACGTGCTGTGCCTACATCTGTACCGGAAAAGTCTGCAGCCTCTACGTTTCCGGTGTCCCTGGGCGCAGTCTCCGTACGATTAGCTCAGTTCACTTCAGCTCCGCCCTCTGAATCAACGTCACGAATTCTTCCTGCTAACGAGGCACCGACTGTCATAACGGCAGAAGACATCGTCGTTGCAACTGCGACAGACTCTACAATCAGGCATCCGGGCATGACTCTTTCCCAGGCTTCCCTACCTGCTTCTTCGCAACATGAGAGATCAACTGTTATTGATGCCCGCTCCGTTCGCCCAAGAGCGCGGTAA